Below is a genomic region from Streptomyces sp. RPA4-2.
TCGAAGTCGCCGTCCAAGCCGACCTCGAAGCCGCCGACCACCAAGCCGTCGTCGTCCCCGTCGAGGCCGTCGACGAGTCCTTCTCCGTCGAAGTCGTCGACGGCTCCCTCATCGCCGCCGCCCTCCGACACCTCCAGTCCGTCGACGGAGCCGTCCACCACCGACACCGCGGGCGGCCCCGGCGCACCCGCGAGCAGCGCCACCGTCGGCGCTCCGGAGAGCGGTTCCGCGGGTGTTCCGGAGAGCGGCGGCGCCGGAGCCCCGAGTGGCGCGGTGATCTGAGACCGGGCACAGCGGAGAGGGCCGGGTCCGTTCGCGGACCCGGCCCTCTCCGCTGTGCGCTCGTGCGCGTCGCGGCGGTGTGCGTCAGAACAGGCGCAGTTTGTCGTCCTCGATGCCGCGCAGCGCGTTGTAGTCCAGGACCGTGCAGCCGATGCCGCGGTCCGTGGCGAGGACGCGGGCCTGCGGCTTGATCTCCTGGGCGGCGAAGATGCCGCGGACCGGCGCGAGGTGCGGGTCGCGGTTGAGGAGTTCGAGGTAGCGGGTGAGCTGCTCCACGCCGTCGATCTCGCCGCGCCGCTTGATCTCGATGGCGACGGTCCCGCCCTCGGCGTCGCGGCACAGGATGTCGACGGGTCCGATGGCCGTCATGTACTCGCGGCGGATGAGCGTGTAGCCCTCGCCGAGCGTGTCGATGCGGTCCGCGAGGAGCTCCTGGAGGTGCGCTTCCACGCCGTCCTTGATCAGGCCGGGATCCACGCCGAGTTCGTGCGAGGAGTCGTGCAGGATCTCCTCCATCGTGATGATGAGTTTCTCGCCCGCCTTGTTGATGACGGTCCAGACGCCCTCCTCCTCGCCCGCGCCCTCCTTCAGGGTGCACGGCGGCGACATCCAGTTGAGGGGCTTGTAGGCGCGGTCGTCCGCGTGGATCGAGACGCTGCCGTCCGCCTTCACCAGGATGAGGCGGGGGGCCGACGGGAGATGGGCGGTGAGCCGGCCCGCGTAGTCAACGGAGCAGCGGGCAATGACGAGACGCATGGTCGGCAACGCTACTCGACGGGCACAGGTCGACGCGATTCGCCCTGGAAGACGCCTGTTCGGTGGTGGCTGATTGTGTGCCTAGTGGGAGTTCACTATGTGCGCATTCTCCTGGTGCCGTCACGGTCCGTTGCTTACCGTATAAACGGGAGGTCGCGATGCGTGTACTCAGCGTGTTGGAGATCGCGAGTTCCCTCATCTGTCCGGCAACCCCCGCGCTCTGGGGGTGCGAGAGGAGAACCCATGTCGCTCGACGTCTCACCGGCCCTACTCGAAAAGGCCGAGCGAGGCGAGGTCGACGAAGCTGAATTCGTCGACTGCGTCCGGACCTCCCTGCCCTACGCATGGGAGATGATCAGCTCCCTGGTGGCTCAGCTGAAGGTGGACGGCGGCAACTTCGCCGACAACCAGACGCCTCCGCCGGACGAGCAGGCACGTGGCCAGCTGCTGCGTGCGCTCGCGAGTGACGCGATACGCGGCGCGCTGCAGCGGCACTTCGGTGTGCGGCTGGCTTTCCAGAACTGCCACCGGGTGGCGGTGTTCCCACTGGACGCCTCAGTGGACGACACACTGGCACGCTTCACCTCGGTGCGCAGTCAGTTGCTGAACCAGTCGCCGGAGTTCCGCGACTGCTGACGCCTTGATGCCGCACTGCTTGCCGCTCCGTACGCGGGAGGTGCTCTGTACCGGGGCGGCAAGCTTCCCGCGTGCGGGGCTCAGCCGAGGTGGGGGAGCACCTCGGCGCCGAGCCTGCGCACGTTCT
It encodes:
- a CDS encoding SCO5389 family protein, whose amino-acid sequence is MSLDVSPALLEKAERGEVDEAEFVDCVRTSLPYAWEMISSLVAQLKVDGGNFADNQTPPPDEQARGQLLRALASDAIRGALQRHFGVRLAFQNCHRVAVFPLDASVDDTLARFTSVRSQLLNQSPEFRDC
- the nucS gene encoding endonuclease NucS, translating into MRLVIARCSVDYAGRLTAHLPSAPRLILVKADGSVSIHADDRAYKPLNWMSPPCTLKEGAGEEEGVWTVINKAGEKLIITMEEILHDSSHELGVDPGLIKDGVEAHLQELLADRIDTLGEGYTLIRREYMTAIGPVDILCRDAEGGTVAIEIKRRGEIDGVEQLTRYLELLNRDPHLAPVRGIFAAQEIKPQARVLATDRGIGCTVLDYNALRGIEDDKLRLF